A stretch of DNA from Aspergillus flavus chromosome 3, complete sequence:
attttcGACCATGCTATCATACTTTTAATATGCAGTTCGAGATTTATGTATAGAATGTGGGACCTGTGAAAGCAATTCGGAGATTAGCTACTTCTAAGGCCATTGCAACTATGGAGTATAAGCAAATCTATTTAATCCTATCCTTTAACACTACAGCTGAGAACTCCTTAAGATGAATCCATACTTTCAACAATATAACCATCTACAACCCACCCCTCCAATCCCTGACAATCCCATCAACAACCCCCACCATCTCCCCAACATTCGTCAAAAAAACACTATGACAAGCCTCAAACCCCAAAACCCTAACCTCAACTCCCTCCCCTTTAACCCCCTCAAGCATAAGATCCTGAAACCCCTTCGGCACAGCATAATCCCTCTCCGTCCGAACATAAGTAACAGGACACCGTCGCCACACATTCCCACCCGTCTTCTCCCTAAGCACACTCACCGGAAACCTCACCAAACGCTCCACACACCTCTCTACCGTCCCCTCGTCCAGACCCCCATAAAACCACAACCCGGGATCCCGGGGCATTGTCAACccaacttcatcatcgtccatgTACTGGGCCCAGAGATCCTCGTTGACGCCGGCTTTATCCATGATGGTTTGGATTGAGGATCCGGGTGGCAGGATGTAGGCGCTGAGGTAGAGGAGGTGGAATATTCCTCCTTTTTGGTTTCGTTTCTCTTCGGGGTTGGGAGTGGGAATAGAAGTTGGGGACTCGGAGGTGGAAGTGACGGGGTATATGTAGTCTTGGGCTGCGTCGGTGCCGACGCAGCCGCCGTAGGAGTGCATGATCAGGAGGATTTGTTTCCCGGCTGTGGTGAGGGAGTGCAGGGTTTGGCGGATTAGGGAGACGTCGTCGGTGAAGGTTGCTGTTGGGGGGGACTTGCCGGTGCAGGTGGGTAGGTGTGGACAGTGGACTTCGAAGCCTGCGTTTTTCAGGGCTGTGGTGTAGGGTTCGTAGTGGGTGGGTATGTGCCAGGCAccgtggatgaggaggattgTTGGGTTTTGGGACATTTTCGGTTTGTTTGAGGTTTTGTTTAGGATATCTTGTTTAGTTGGAGATATATTGTTTGAGGTATGGGTGGATGTCTATGTGGTAGGtatggatatatatacttggatGTGCAGGTTATGTTGCCCTAGATCACTCATAGTTATGATATTAGTGCTGACGGTCCaaaattatagtagtagattGGCTTTCATCTGTGGGGCAAATAACCCTCTGTATGTGGTCGGTTCGTGTAAGTTGAATTAGTGGGATCATCAAGTTCCCTTCTTATGAGCATTCAATTAAACTTATAAAGAAACCATTCTACCGATGAGAAGCGAAAAGACT
This window harbors:
- a CDS encoding Alpha/beta hydrolase fold-1 translates to MSQNPTILLIHGAWHIPTHYEPYTTALKNAGFEVHCPHLPTCTGKSPPTATFTDDVSLIRQTLHSLTTAGKQILLIMHSYGGCVGTDAAQDYIYPVTSTSESPTSIPTPNPEEKRNQKGGIFHLLYLSAYILPPGSSIQTIMDKAGVNEDLWAQYMDDDEVGLTMPRDPGLWFYGGLDEGTVERCVERLVRFPVSVLREKTGGNVWRRCPVTYVRTERDYAVPKGFQDLMLEGVKGEGVEVRVLGFEACHSVFLTNVGEMVGVVDGIVRDWRGGL